Part of the Sodalinema gerasimenkoae IPPAS B-353 genome is shown below.
CAGCCTAGACAACGAACTCGAAAGTTTAGGGGCCAAATTTGACATTTGCGATGCCGTCACCTTCGACACCATCAACCGTGCCACCCTCTCGGAAGTCCTCCTGGCCGCCATCACCGACTAAGCCGCCAACCCGTTTAATTGCTCACGGGGAGGATAATCGTCACCGTAGTTCCCTGACCGCATCCCTCACTGTCTACGAAAATTTTGCCTTTCATTAAAGACACCAAATTAGCGGCGATCGCCAACCCCAAACCAGGACCACGACGGCCTTCAGGACAGCCTTCAATTTTAGTAAACGGTTGAAAGAGCTTGTCCTGTTGCTGGGGGTCAATGCCAATCCCACTATCAGAAACCGCAATAATTGCCTCCGGGAGTTCATGGTAGCTGGTTCGGCCCATCGGGGCACTAATCGTCGTCGAGAGGGTAATCGAACCCTGTTCCGTAAACTGAATCGCATTTTCAAAAACAATCACCAGCACTTGTTTCAGCATCTGGCGATCGGCCGTCACCCGTAATGGGGGCGGAAAGTCGCGGCGTTCCAGGTCGAGATTCGCCTCCTCCAACATCGAGCGATAGTCCTCCACCACCTCATCCAAGAGCAGTTGTAAATCCACCGAGGTTAACTCTGGTGTCATCTGGCCTGAATGAATCTGGGTTAAATCGGAAATATCCTCCATCAACTCCAGCAGCCGCTGTCCGAGCTTCCGCAACTGATGTAAATCCTGATGATCCCGCCGAGAATACTCATGGGGGCGATCGCCCAAGACCTGAATTCGCTTGATGGCTTCTTCAATCGGCCGACGGAACTCCTCGGCCAGATTATGTAAATACAAATCCTTGAGGCGATCAGTTTCCCGCAAGGCCCCATTTTCCTGTTCTAACCGAGCCACAGTGGCTTGAAAGCGCAACGCCAAGCGATTAAAACTCTTACCTAATATCCCCACCTCTTGAGACGCATCCTCAACCATGAGGGGAATCGTCGTCGAACCTGAATGTCGTCCCAACTGGGTCATAGACTTGGTTAGCCGTCGTAGCGGTTGTCCCAACCAAGCTGCTAATTGCCAACCCATCACCGCCGCCGTCACCATCGCGATCAGACCCAACACCGCGATGATGACTAGATTCAACCAAATAGGCTGCATTAACTCCGTATTGGGAACCGTCACCACCACCAACCAATCCAACCCCCACTCATCGCGAAAGGGAGTCACCTGCAAGACATAGCGTCGGTTAGCCTGAGAAAAAGCCAGAATTTGGGTTCCTTGGATATTCTCAAAACTGCCAAACCGGTTCAGTAAGGTGTTCGCCGCCGTGCGGATTGTAGTATTGGGACTATTGAGCACATCAATCGATTGCGGGCGATCGCCCTCACCCCTGACCTCATCGCGCAAGTGTTGGGGGGCAGAACTGGAAATGAGATCCCCTTGGCGATCGACAATAAACGCCTGACCCCCCTGCATCAGCGTCAGTTGTCGTAGAAACGAACCGAGGGGGGCAATATCTGTTTCCACCCCCAGGGTTCCCCGTAATTCCCCCGTATTTCCATAAACCGGGGCGATCGCCAGTAGGTTTCCTGAGGGTAGATGTTGCCAGAGGGGCCCCGACGGGGGTTGGAGCGTTACCTGATTGATAATCTCAGATAGAGTCCCCGGGATTTCCTCAGATTCGGGCAAAAACCGTCCCTGGCGACTAATGGGAGTCATATCCCACCGGTCCATCTCCTCGGTTGTACGATATAAGCGGGCTGTTCCATCCTCTTCACGGGATAGCAGGAGTTGCCCCTCCATCGCCTCACTATAAAAGAGGGTTTGCATCTCAAAGGCTTGCATATGTTCCCAGAGGTAGGTTCCCATTACCTGCCAGTCCTCTAAACTCAAGCGATCGAGACTCAACGCCGCTGCATTGGTTTGGCTCACTTGGCGAGGCGTCGCCAGGTAATCGCTCAAATATTGGAGAATGTGACGACTGACCTCATTCTGTAACTGCGTGGCAAACTCCTCCACCGTTCGCTGGCCCGAACGATAGGAGGAAAAGCCGATCGCAGCCGTAAAGACCAGAAGTAATAACACGAGAGGCGTTGTCAAGGCGGTACGCAATGACAGTTTTGGGGAGGGACGGTTAGTCGGGCGAAAAAACACGAGTTTGAGGAGGGTAGGAGGGGGGGCTAGCACTGTGAAGAGAGACATCACCCAAAACAGGGGGTAGCCCTGAACAACACAGAGGGTTCACTGATGGGTTCACTGATAGGTTCCACTACTGACTAGGATATCGCGACCTCAGCCTGCCGTTGGGCAAAGGTCAGGGAAATTCCCTAATTTCGATAAACTGGTGGTGTTAAATCTTCAGGGGATTTCCCCATTGAGTCGGATGTTATGGCTGTTACTCCTCGAACCTTGGCACGCTGGAAACAAGAGAAACGTCCCCTAGTGGCCTTGACCGCTTGGGATTATGCGATCGCCAAAGTCTTAGATGAAGCGGGGGTCGATCTGATCCTCGTTGGTGATTCCTTAGCCATGGTGGCCCTGGGGTACGAGACCACCTTACCGCTGACCCTGGAGGAAATGTTGCATCACGCCAAAGCCGTGCGTCGAGGGGTGAAACAGGCCCTGCTGGTGGTGGATTTGCCCTTCCTCACCTATCAAGAAAGCCCGCAACAGGCGCTGCATTCGGCTGGCCGTGTCTTGAAGGAAACCGGGGCCGCCGCCGTGAAGGTAGAAGGGGGACATCCGGAAATGAGCGAGATTGTCGCGAAATTAGTACGAGCGGGAATTCCGGTGATGGGCCATGTGGGACTGACTCCCCAATCCGTGCATCAGCTTGGCTATCGCAAACAAGGGACAACCGATGTTGAGGCGCAGCGTATTTTTGCAGAAGCCTTAGCCTTGGAAGCGGCCGGAGCCTTTGCCGTGGTGTTAGAACATATTGAAAGTCAGTTAGCCGAAACCGTAACCGCAAAACTGACGATTCCCACCATTGGGATCGGGGCGGGGGGCGGCTGTGATGGACAAATTTTAGTCACCCATGATCTCTTAGGATGGTCCGATCGCCAACCCCCCTTTGCAAAGGTCTATGCCAACTTACGGGAGACGATTCAGCAGGCAATTCAACAGTACAGTGACGACGTGCGATCGCATCCTTTGGTCTCCTCAGAGCAATCTGGGGATCAAGAAAAAACAACAGTACAGTGACGACGTGCGATCGCATCCTTTGGTCTCCTCAGAGCAATCTGGGGATCAAGAAAAAACCATCTGATTTTAACTAGAACTTTACGTATTTACACCGATGTATCAGTTTTAAGACTGTCATAACCCTCATAATCTGATTTTAACTAGAACTTTACGTATTTACACCGATGTATCAGTTTTAAGACTGTCATAACCCTCATCAGAAAGACTGAGAGTTGAGGAATAACCGAGCTTGACAATCGCAGCGATATTCGCTATGTCATGGGTCTAAATTTGTTAAGTTTTAACTCATCATCCTGAAGGCTGGGAAAGAAAAGAGATATAATTAGAGTAAATGAACAACAGGTTAACGCGACGTAAACGTCAAATAACCAAACCTTGAGTCTCCTGACCTTAGTCATCTCACCCACCTCTAATGTGTCTGTGATTCATCTCAATTGTTCCGGGGCCATCATTCCTTAAAAGACGATATCTCTCGCCTGAAGGAGCGATCCCGGTCTCCCATAACCGCTTACCCAGAGGACTCCTTCTATGGCACGCTCCACATCTCCGATTGATCGCCCCCTTCCTTCCCTTGGCTATCATCGTTCCGACTCCAGACATTCTGGCCGTTCCCGCCAGGGCGATCGGCTGGGATTTGAAGCGCGGCATTTGACCAACGATGATGGGGAATCCATCACTATTTATCTGCCTCATCGTTAGTCAACCTCTCGACGACCCGTTTTCCCATCGCCACCTGAGACGCCATCACAGGTTAATTAGGCAACCCGGAGCAGTTCTTACGATCGCCTTCGGGTTTTACAGTATCTTGACGGGAATCGTCGTAAGTTATCGCCACAAGTTATAGTGAAGACAACCGCTTAACCAAACCTGCCGGGTCAGCAATTATCTGTGAGTTATTGCATTAACCCCCAATGCCCTAGCCCCGAAGACGGGATCGATCCGAGAGACACCGTTTGTCCTCACTGCGGGTCAGACTTAGTCTTTCAGAATCGCTATCGCATCAACCGACTCCTCGGGAGTGGGGGATTTGGCAAAACCTTTGAAGCCCTTGATGGCCGGAACCTCAAGGTCATTAAGGTTCTTTTCAAAAACCACCCCAAAGCAGTGACCCTCTTCCAACAAGAGGCCAAAGTTCTCAGTCGCCTGGAACATCCCGGGATTCCCAAAGTCAATCCCGACGGCTACTTCACCTATACCCCCCCCGATAGCGAAGAGCCAGTTCACTGCTTAGTGATGGAAAAAATCGAGGGGTTAAACCTCGTCGAATGGCTTGAACAACGCAACAACAAACCCATCGACAAGAAACAGACTGTCGAGTGGCTTGAACAACTCGTGGAAATCCTCGAACAAGTCCACCAGCAGCATTATTTCCACCGAGATATCAAACCTCAGAACATCATGCGCCGTCCCACCGGCCAATTAGTCCTCATCGACTTTGGTACGGCCCGGGAAGTCACCGGAACCTACCTCAACAAAGTCGGTGGCGGCCAGAACGTCACCGAGATTATTTCCGCTGGCTACAGTCCCCCCGAACAAATCAACGGTAAAGCCGTCCCCCAGTCAGACTTTTACGCCCTGGGGCGCACCTTTGTCTATCTCATGACTGGGAAAAAGCCCACGGAATTTCCCGAAAATCCTCGAACGGGGAAACTCCTCTGGCGAGAAGGGGCACCGCAAATCCCCGACGCCCTCGGCGATGTCATCGATTATCTCATGGCCCCATTTCCCGGAAATCGGCCCCAACATGCCCAGATGATTCTCAACTGTCTGGCCGAGGCCGAACCGGCGATCTCCTCGACTAAATCCACCCTAACCCTCTCCTTTCAGCGAAAACCCAAAACCCCCGGAGGAGGAGAATCGACCAAAACCCGCCAACGGGGAAGTCAGCTAGGCTCCTCCCGGACTCACTCCGGCGGGAGCACCTCGCGCAATACCGGCAACTCCGGGAACACCACCTCCGCCAGCCAGAGTGGGCGCACCCAATCCCCCCATTCCAGCCCCCGCAAACAGCGGCAACTCCCACAACCATTCCGCTGGCCACAAATTCATATCAGTTGGCAGCCTTTCGCGGCCCTATTCCTGGCCCTGGCCGCCCTCAGTCAAGGCTATGGCTACTGGCGCTATGGCCTCTTTCCCGCCAACCCCTGGGATTTAGTTCTCGCCATTCCCAGTGCCCCCTTTTTAGAAAACCTCATCGCTCGTCACGCCGGAGAGGTCGAGGCCCTAGCCATTGTCCCCGATGGAACTCTCCTCGTGAGTGGTCGCAACCAAGACCTCGACCTCATCGCCACCCGCAACAATATCGTCCTGCAAACCCGTTCGGTCCATGAATCCTCAATCCGAGCCATTGTGGCGACCCCCGATGGGAATAGCATCATCACCGCCAGTGATGATGCCAGTATCCGCATTTGGGATTTGCGGACTGCAATTCGTCGCTTTACCCTGAGTGGCCATGGCGGACCCGTCAACGCCCTGGCCCTCTCTGAAAATGGCGAAGTGTTAGTCAGTGCCAGTGACGATGGAACCCTACGGGTTTGGGATGTCGAGCAAGGACGGGTTCAACAGACCCTATCGGGCCATACTGGTCCCGTCAACGCCCTGGCCCTCTCGGCGGATGGAGCGACTCTAATCAGTGGCGGCCAGGATCAGAGCTTGCGCATTTGGGACGTACAGACTGGGGGACTGATTCGCTCCCTGACAGGACATCAGGGCCCCATTACCGCTGTGGCCCTCTCCCCCGATGAAGCTTGGATTGCTAGTGCTGCCGAGGGGGATCAGGTGCGTTTATGGAATGTCTTTCCGGGAGCCGAGCTATTTCGTCTGAAGGATACTGACGTGAATGTGGGTGAGCTGGCTTTTACCCCCGATGGTGCTTATATCCTCGGGTCCGGGCGTGAACTGCATTTTTGGAACCTGGCCAGTGGCGATCGCCACCATAGCTTCCGAGGTCATAATCAGGAGATTAGTAGCTTTGTCTTTACCCCCGATGGTCGTCAGGTGATTACCGGGTCTGGCGATGGGACGATTAAGCGTTGGAATCTACCGACTGAGGAAACCCCAGAGGAAACCCCAGAAGCTAGGGGTTTGTAGAGAATCGCTCCGGACTCCCCCTAAAAATTAAAATCTGTGAAGGGAAATCCCTCCACAGACTGTTCTAGATATGTCCCGAGTCGTTTTGCGTTCCGACTGTATGAAAACATCATAGACGATAAAATCAGATTTTTTAGTCTATCTTAAGGTAGAGATTTCTAAGACCCTCCTCTTAACTTGGCTCAAATTATTATGATGTCCAGTATTTCCGTCAACCTCATCGCCCGAGATAATGCCTCTGGGTTAACTCGGGATGCTCTGATGCTGATGGAACTCTTGCAGGGGGAAGGATTTAATGTGTCTTGGTGCAAGGCTTGTGAAGGATGCTCTGATGCTGATGGAACTCTTGCAGGGGGAAGGATTTAATGTGTCTTGGTGCAAGGCTTGTGACCCCGGACTCCGGGGTCAGTTTCCCCAGCAAATCCTGCGGCGCTATCAACAACGCTGGCGACGCTGGCGACATCAGCCCCGTTATGATATCAAC
Proteins encoded:
- a CDS encoding protein kinase domain-containing protein, with the protein product MSYCINPQCPSPEDGIDPRDTVCPHCGSDLVFQNRYRINRLLGSGGFGKTFEALDGRNLKVIKVLFKNHPKAVTLFQQEAKVLSRLEHPGIPKVNPDGYFTYTPPDSEEPVHCLVMEKIEGLNLVEWLEQRNNKPIDKKQTVEWLEQLVEILEQVHQQHYFHRDIKPQNIMRRPTGQLVLIDFGTAREVTGTYLNKVGGGQNVTEIISAGYSPPEQINGKAVPQSDFYALGRTFVYLMTGKKPTEFPENPRTGKLLWREGAPQIPDALGDVIDYLMAPFPGNRPQHAQMILNCLAEAEPAISSTKSTLTLSFQRKPKTPGGGESTKTRQRGSQLGSSRTHSGGSTSRNTGNSGNTTSASQSGRTQSPHSSPRKQRQLPQPFRWPQIHISWQPFAALFLALAALSQGYGYWRYGLFPANPWDLVLAIPSAPFLENLIARHAGEVEALAIVPDGTLLVSGRNQDLDLIATRNNIVLQTRSVHESSIRAIVATPDGNSIITASDDASIRIWDLRTAIRRFTLSGHGGPVNALALSENGEVLVSASDDGTLRVWDVEQGRVQQTLSGHTGPVNALALSADGATLISGGQDQSLRIWDVQTGGLIRSLTGHQGPITAVALSPDEAWIASAAEGDQVRLWNVFPGAELFRLKDTDVNVGELAFTPDGAYILGSGRELHFWNLASGDRHHSFRGHNQEISSFVFTPDGRQVITGSGDGTIKRWNLPTEETPEETPEARGL
- a CDS encoding sensor histidine kinase gives rise to the protein MTTPLVLLLLVFTAAIGFSSYRSGQRTVEEFATQLQNEVSRHILQYLSDYLATPRQVSQTNAAALSLDRLSLEDWQVMGTYLWEHMQAFEMQTLFYSEAMEGQLLLSREEDGTARLYRTTEEMDRWDMTPISRQGRFLPESEEIPGTLSEIINQVTLQPPSGPLWQHLPSGNLLAIAPVYGNTGELRGTLGVETDIAPLGSFLRQLTLMQGGQAFIVDRQGDLISSSAPQHLRDEVRGEGDRPQSIDVLNSPNTTIRTAANTLLNRFGSFENIQGTQILAFSQANRRYVLQVTPFRDEWGLDWLVVVTVPNTELMQPIWLNLVIIAVLGLIAMVTAAVMGWQLAAWLGQPLRRLTKSMTQLGRHSGSTTIPLMVEDASQEVGILGKSFNRLALRFQATVARLEQENGALRETDRLKDLYLHNLAEEFRRPIEEAIKRIQVLGDRPHEYSRRDHQDLHQLRKLGQRLLELMEDISDLTQIHSGQMTPELTSVDLQLLLDEVVEDYRSMLEEANLDLERRDFPPPLRVTADRQMLKQVLVIVFENAIQFTEQGSITLSTTISAPMGRTSYHELPEAIIAVSDSGIGIDPQQQDKLFQPFTKIEGCPEGRRGPGLGLAIAANLVSLMKGKIFVDSEGCGQGTTVTIILPVSN
- the panB gene encoding 3-methyl-2-oxobutanoate hydroxymethyltransferase — encoded protein: MAVTPRTLARWKQEKRPLVALTAWDYAIAKVLDEAGVDLILVGDSLAMVALGYETTLPLTLEEMLHHAKAVRRGVKQALLVVDLPFLTYQESPQQALHSAGRVLKETGAAAVKVEGGHPEMSEIVAKLVRAGIPVMGHVGLTPQSVHQLGYRKQGTTDVEAQRIFAEALALEAAGAFAVVLEHIESQLAETVTAKLTIPTIGIGAGGGCDGQILVTHDLLGWSDRQPPFAKVYANLRETIQQAIQQYSDDVRSHPLVSSEQSGDQEKTTVQ